A single region of the Nocardioides sp. W7 genome encodes:
- a CDS encoding CotH kinase family protein has translation MVRCPHFAPPCSPSSSRWRPACSRHRRGRDRHCGAGPAPRPDGVAEFEDLLEEGGDGGPYVDTAAFVDWYLVAELFKNLDSDFYSSIFHTWRPGQPSAMGPVWDFDLSSGYPGGTAQSYGEPTGWWVRGSHLADTLPEHPLHDTHWFARLLDDPRFAALVKARWAELSPVAETDDEVWPEHPWWAMEHGDNPAEEVAYLAGWLTSRIAWLDGQLA, from the coding sequence ATGGTCCGGTGCCCGCACTTCGCTCCACCGTGCTCACCGTCATCCTCGCGATGGCGGCCTGCCTGCTCCCGACACCGTCGGGGTCGTGACCGCCACTGCGGCGCCGGCCCTGCCCCGCGCCCTGACGGGGTCGCGGAGTTCGAGGACCTGCTCGAGGAGGGCGGCGACGGGGGGCCGTACGTCGACACCGCGGCCTTCGTCGACTGGTACCTCGTCGCGGAGCTCTTCAAGAACCTCGACTCCGACTTCTACTCCAGCATCTTCCACACCTGGCGTCCCGGTCAGCCGTCCGCGATGGGCCCGGTCTGGGACTTCGACCTGAGCAGCGGGTACCCCGGCGGGACCGCGCAGTCCTACGGCGAGCCCACGGGTTGGTGGGTCCGGGGCAGCCACCTGGCCGACACCCTCCCGGAGCACCCGCTGCACGACACCCACTGGTTCGCCCGGCTGCTCGACGACCCGAGGTTCGCCGCACTGGTCAAGGCCCGCTGGGCCGAGCTCTCCCCGGTCGCGGAGACCGACGACGAGGTGTGGCCCGAGCACCCCTGGTGGGCCATGGAGCACGGCGACAACCCGGCCGAGGAGGTCGCCTACCTCGCCGGCTGGCTGACCAGCCGGATCGCGTGGCTGGACGGGCAGCTCGCCTGA
- a CDS encoding DsrE family protein: protein MPRSLLVKVTCGADDPERANQGFTVASLGVAAGAEVSLWLSGESVWTAVAGREDPFTLEYAASPRELVAAVRAAGTVTVCSQCAARRGITEADLDEGARIAGAAVFVEEALRDGVQALVY from the coding sequence ATGCCTCGCTCACTCCTCGTCAAGGTCACCTGCGGCGCCGACGACCCCGAGCGCGCCAACCAGGGCTTCACGGTCGCCTCGCTGGGGGTGGCCGCGGGGGCCGAGGTGTCGCTGTGGCTGTCGGGCGAGTCGGTGTGGACGGCGGTCGCGGGTCGCGAGGACCCGTTCACCCTCGAGTACGCCGCCTCCCCCCGCGAGCTGGTCGCGGCGGTCCGGGCGGCGGGCACGGTGACGGTGTGCAGCCAGTGCGCGGCCCGGCGCGGGATCACCGAGGCAGACCTCGACGAGGGCGCCCGGATCGCCGGCGCAGCGGTCTTCGTCGAGGAAGCGCTGCGCGACGGGGTTCAGGCACTCGTCTACTAG